GAGGAGCAGAGACATGGCAGAGCCTGGGGCCCCCAGCCCCTCTTCAGAGAGGCTGCCTCTGTGGGAAGCTCTGCAGGAAAGGGGTCCTCAGCCCTTGGAGcttctttccatatttacaggGTAGCTGGAGGAGGGGGTCTGGTGACAATGGGAGATTCCGGGCCAGGGAAACAGCCTCTGCCCACATATCACATACCAATGGTGTTGGCACCAAATGGAGTCTCTGGTGGGCCGGCccagccaccaccacgcctgaagGGACTGGAGGGGCCACCTGGCTCATTTAGAAGGCAAGGGGCTGTCTCTTTTGAGATAGGGGAAGGACAcctttctccttcttctgcttttgttttttgtttgtttgtttgtttgttttttgagatggagtctcgctttgccacccaggctgaagtgcagtggcatgatttcagcatcactgcaacctctgcctcccaggtttaagcaattcttttgcctcagcctcccaggtagctggaactacaggcacgtaccaccacacctggctaatttttgtatttttagtagagacaggttttcaccatgttggccaggctggtctcgaagtcctgacctcaagcaatccacccaccttggcctcccaaagtgctggggttacaggcatgagccactgcgcccagcctgccattcttattctcattctctctgtcccAGCCCCATCAGTCatcagttgctcaataaatatggattAGGCACCTGCTATGGGCTGTGTTGGCCCCCGAtaatacaaagatgaaaaagacaagCCCTGACCGAGGGTCATGTGCAGCATGTAACCTGTATAGACAGCTACCCACGCAGCCTTGGCCTAAGGCTGGCAGGGGCGAGGCCGGGGCTGGCACAGAGGAGCTCGAACAGGTGGAGTCTTAAAAAGCAGGAAAGGGTCTGTCAGGCGGAGGCAGAGCAGGGGTGTTCAAGGCCCAGGGTTGAGGCATGCAGCCGATGCTGTGTGGCAGGGCAAGCACTTGCTGCTGAGTCTCCTGGAAGGGGAAAGGGTGGTGAGAGGGGCGGCCTGCAAGTCTGTGCAGGCCCCTTTGCAGCTGCTAAGGGGGCCCAGACCTCATCCTGCAGGACAGGTGTGAAGCTGGGAGGGCCACTGTGGGTTTGCCCGGTAAGTCAGTCCCTCCAGCTGCTGTAGGAGGGGTGGACAGGGGAGCCCAAATTAAGGCAGGGAGACCCCAGGGCAGGGCACAGAAGTAACGCTGGTGAGAGGAGATGGGGTTGCAGCCGGGACAGAGGAAGCAGGCTGGACAAGAGCGGGTGGTTTAAAACATTGGGAGGTAAAAGCAACAGGATGGGAGAGGGGGGTGGGACGAGGAGGGAGCAGAACTGCCTGGTTTTCAACACCTTGCTAAGTCCAGGAGGCAGTTGGAGAGAGGGCTGGGTGGGGGCAGGCAGTTCCTAGGGTGCCACAGCACCAGCAGCACCTAAGATCTCCACTCATGCTCACTCAGTCCACATGACACGAGGGCCCAGCACACATCAGGCACCCAGAAGAAGAACAGGTGGCTGCCCTCCAAGAGCTGATTTGCATGGGAGTGTGGGAGCAGGggataattaataataaatataataaggaAATCATATAGAAAGTGGAAATGGGAAGTGTTGGGGGGGCAGAATGCTGCAGATATCCTAAGGAGATCTGCCAGAGCCAGCCCAATGCCCATCCTTCCCTTGGCTACAGGTGGCACTTGTGACTTGAATCTGAGTAGAACTGGGCCGAGGGGGTGGCATGTCACCCACAATTAGGTTCTGTTCCACAGGACTCCATCTGGGGGTGGGGCTCTCCCACGGACCCTGGGGAAGCGGCCACCCTGTGAACTGCCCACCCTCGCAGATGGCCACACAgcagggactggcaggcagcccCCGGGAGCTGAGAGCAGCTCCTGCCGGCCCTCAGTCCTACAGGCACCAGGACATGACTTCTGCCAGCAATCACATGAGGTGGGAAGTGATCCTTCCCCAGTCCAGCCCCCAGATGAGAACACAGCGGCTGACCTGAGCTGAGGACCCAGCTAAGCCTGGCCTTCTGGCCCACAGAAGCCTTGAGATAATAGGCGGATGTCGTTTTAGGACACCCAATTTGCGGTACGTAGGGAACTAACACGCGGGGCTCTGGCGGGCCTGGCGGCTCAGTGCGATCTGGGCAGGCAGGAGGTGGAGTGAGCACAGCCAGCAGCTGGGAGCACATCCCGGAGGGGCTGCCTGCGGCGGGAGGAGCGGCAGGGGCCGCGTGGTGGGGGACGGCTCGCCAGGGCGCGCAcgcggtggcggcggcggtggAGGCGTTGCCCGCCTAGCTAGGGGTCCGCGGCCTGGAGAGGCGTCGGTTCTCCTTCCGCGCTGAAGGCGGAGACAGCGACTTCCCGTGGAGGCAAGCCGTGGGCGCCGCGGAGGCGGGGGCTGGGGGTCGGCGGAGGCGGGAGCTGGGGGTCGGCGGGGGCTGGGGGTTGGCGGGGAGCGTCCTCAGGGACAAGTCTCCCAGCACGCGGCCGCGACCTCCCCGTTGGGGGTCTGGAGCCAGGAGCCCACGCGCGTCGAATCCGGAGAGTCTGGTGGGCGCAGCCTACGTGACAGGGTCGGCTCGGGACCGAGCTGCTGGGGACTGGGCCTTGCGGGGCGGGGCCGGTGGGGGCGGGGCATGAGGGTGCCGGTTCGGGGCGGGGCTTTTGGGGGCGGGACATGGGGCGGAGCCTGGGGGCGGAGCATGTGGGGAGGTGGCTGGGGAGGAACTTTCGGGGGCGGGCCTTTCGGGGGCGGGACACGAGGGCGGAGCCTGAGGGGGCGGGGCATGAGGGGACGCCGGCTCGGGAAGGAGCTTTCGGAGGCGGGGCCCGCTCGGGGAGGGACCTGATTTGGGGGGAGCCTTCGGGAGGGCGCCTGCCATAGACGACTGTAAAGGGGCGGGGTCAGCTCGGGGAGGACCCTGCGGGCGTGGCGGCAGTTATGGGTGAAGCCTGAGGGGGCGGGGCCTGATCGGGGCGGGGTCTTCGGGGGCGGAGTCGGCTGGGGGTGGAGCCGCTCGGGCCGAGCCCTCCACCGCCCACCATCACCGAGTCCGGCCCAGGCTCCTAGCGCGGCCGCCGGAAGGGGCGGGTCAGCGGGCGGGCATTTCCTGCCGGTGCCTAGGGCCGACGGGGACGCTGCCACTGGTGGGGAGCTGTTGGGGGGTCCCGCATCTAGGGCTCTCCTTTCCTGCCTCCGGCCCCCGCGAGGGGCGCGCGCCTCTCCCCGCCCTCCAGCAGTCCTGGTAGGGCCCGGGCGCGTCCGCGCTCTGCAGCGGGAGGTCCTCGTCGCCCCTCGTCTCCAGCCAGGTACTCACTGGGCTCCTGCCTGCCGCCTCCGGCCCAGGACGCGCAGCGTCGGTATGGGCCCCGCCGCCTCCCCGCACCCCGGCGCTCCAGGGATGTGGCAAGACCCGGCTTTGAGCACCTCCCGGGCGCCGGCCCCGAGGCCGACCTAGCTCCGCACGTGGGCCGCGGGGCTCTGCCGTTGAAAGGGGAGCCTCTAACTAGGAGCACGCACGGGACCCTGGCGGGCCCCTCCGCCTGGCTCAGATGCCTGGCATCTCAGGCCTTGGCACAGCTAGCAGGCCCCTGGCAGCCCGTGGACCCAGCAGGCTGTTTTAGTGCAGATTGCCCCTGAATCTCAAGCCCACTAATGTTCCAGTCTCTCCATGAGACCCAGATCCCTGAAAGTACTGAGGGAGGCGCCAGGGTGAGTGAGGTTTTCTAGGCAGCCCTTACCGCCCACGGATACCCAGAGCTTCATATTACAAGTGAAGGGTCCTCCGCCCAGAGAGGCGACGGAGCTACGCTGGAGTTGCACGACAGAACCAGAACCCCAGTCTTTAGGGGTGTGGCAAGCGTGGGTTGCGCTGTTTGTAACTAGCTAATCACTCCTGTCTACAGGCCTGTGAGGTGAGGCCAAGAAAATCGCTATGGTCCAatccgtttttgttttttgcgtgtggggttttttgttttggtttggtttggtttttttgtttgttttgagacggagtcttgttctgtcgccaggcaggagtgcactggcgcgacctttgctcactgccacttctgtctcctgggttcaggcaattcccctccctcagcctcctgagtagctaggactacaggcacgtgccaccacgcccagctaattttttgtattttggtagggacagggtttcaccatgttggccaggatggtctcgatctcctgacctcgtgatccgcccgcctcggcctcccaaagtgctgggattacaggcatgagccaccgcgcccagccagtccATTCtgcttttaacaaatattttatttctcagggTGGGCAGCGTGTAGAGAAGTGAGTCATTCCACTCTCTGCCGGTTAGCACCTGCCAGCCTAAGTTGAGTCGACAGAGCCGTTATGGAGAATGTTCCCTGACCACAGTATGTGACTAGGATTTGGAGATAAAAAAGATATGATCCTCACCTTCAGGAGACCCTGTCGCATAAGGAGACTGCCATGTCAGTGACCAGCCACACGTGCAGTGACAAGTGTCTGGAAGAAGGAACAGTGCTGTACAGCACGGAGGACCCCCACACAGGCCCTGGACAGCAGGCGTCAGGTGCTGTACAGCACAGAGGACCCCCACACAGGCCTCGGGCAGCAGCCGTTAGGCTCAGTGGGTTCACAAaccacccccccgccccgccgTGGAGTGGAGTCTGCAGAGAGCCAGATAGGTTCCCACCGTGCCCTGGAGAGCTGCCGTTTCTCCAGCTCCGCCCTGCCCATGAGGCAAACAGCTGGTCGACTGGTCTTCTGTGCTGGTTCTTGGTTCTCACCTTTGTTTCCTACCAGAGCTGGACCCCGGCCTCAAACTCCAGCCAGCTTGGGCTGTGATCCTCTATCCTGGGCACCAGGGCTCCCCCTGGCCACCCCAGCAGAGATGCTGCTTTATGCCTGCATCCTCCCTCAGCACACGTGGCTTCAGTTCTGGCGCCCACCTGATCTGCCTCCTCCCACACGCCACCTCTAGATAGAGCCCTAGAAAGTGATGTTGGCCTGAAACTGAGTCACATTCATCTAAACATTTTCCTGTAGAAAAGACCAGATCCTCCTTGTTAAGATAGGAAATCTGTAGTGCGTTTATGTGTTACCTGCACTcatgagggagaggagggaaggccACCAACCTCCTCTCAAAAAAGAGAATTCGAAGTATTTATGTGTTGAGTTGTGTCACTTACGACATGCATATCAGCTCCACTTTCTACCTAGGGTCAAccctggcctcaaactccagcctggttgaccaAGAACTAATACAAAGGGTACGGAATATTATTTCTTAGAAtatgactgggcatggtggctcccacctgtagtcccagctactcaggaagctgaggtgggaaggatgTGACATGAGGGGGTCTGCTGGCTGCTGTGGTCCATGGCAGGGGGGCAGCCCTGGTTTCATGAACTCAGAACCCAGCCTCTGGGGGATGGAAGCACTCTCCACTGGGCACGTGTGGTCCCTGCAGCCTGTAGCTTCAAAGCACGGTGACTGGTTCCAAGCCCAGTATGGTGGAGAAGGAGACTAGGGCAGGAACCAGGGGGATTCGGGGGTGGAGGAGGGAAGCCGCAGGGCAGTTGGTGGGTACATCAGATCCTGTGGACACGGTGTGCAGACCCAGAACCCCGGCAGAGGAGCAAGGATTCCTTGGTGAGCAACTGATCCCTTCATCGAGACAAGGAAAGGCCGGGAGAGAGTCAGGTGGGGCTCCGGGGAGATCAGCAATTCCGTTTGAGACACTCTTGGGGGAACACATGGGAAGGGAGGGGCCGCACCTGAATCCCACATCCCCTGAAAAGCAAACCTTTAATCTGAGGTTCGTGTTCTTGCTTCTCcccagcaccaagaggatggtggccctcggCTTCCTGGTGCAGAGCATCAGTCCCACGCTGGGAGTGTGGAGAGGTGCGTGGGAAGCAAGCCATTGAGGAAGTGGGGCCAACAGAGAGGTCAGCAGCCCCTTAGCCCTCACGCTTCCAAGGAACAGAACGATGGAGAAGCCTGCAGGCAGAAAAAAGAAGACGCCGACCCCGAGGGAGGAGGCAGACGTGCAGAAGAGCGCGCTCAGAGAGGAGAAGGTGTCCGGGGACAGAAAGCCACCTGAGAGGCCCACTGCGCCCAGGAAGCCCCGCACAGAGCCCTGCCTGAGTCCTGAAGACGAAGAGCACGTCTTTGATGCCTTCGACGCTTCATTTAAAGATGACTTTGAGGGGGTTCCcgtgttcattccttttcaaagGAAGAAACCCTATGAGTGCAGTGAGTGTGGGCGGATCTTTAAGCACAAGACAGACCACATTCGCCATCAGAGGgtccacactggagagaagcccttCAAGTGTGCGCAGTGCGGGAAGGCCTTCCGGCACAGCTCTGACGTCACCAAACACCAGAGGACTCACACGGGAGAGAAGCCCTTCAAATGCGGGGAGTGCGGGAAAGCCTTTAACTGCGGCTCCAATCTCCTGAAACATCAGAAGACGCACACCGGGGAGAAGCCCTACGAATGCACGGACT
This genomic stretch from Pan paniscus chromosome 7, NHGRI_mPanPan1-v2.0_pri, whole genome shotgun sequence harbors:
- the ZFP41 gene encoding zinc finger protein 41 homolog, producing MEKPAGRKKKTPTPREEADVQKSALREEKVSGDRKPPERPTAPRKPRTEPCLSPEDEEHVFDAFDASFKDDFEGVPVFIPFQRKKPYECSECGRIFKHKTDHIRHQRVHTGEKPFKCAQCGKAFRHSSDVTKHQRTHTGEKPFKCGECGKAFNCGSNLLKHQKTHTGEKPYECTDCGKAFAYSSCLIRHQKRHPRKKP